One window from the genome of Oncorhynchus gorbuscha isolate QuinsamMale2020 ecotype Even-year linkage group LG14, OgorEven_v1.0, whole genome shotgun sequence encodes:
- the LOC123994485 gene encoding achaete-scute homolog 1a-like, whose product MDITAKMEINVSQQQFIPPSCFFAAAAQSIQLSPTSSQGSGKSASKVKRQRSSSPELLRCKRRLNFAGFGYSLPQQQPHTVARRNERERNRVKLVNNGFATLREHVPNGAANKKMSKVETLRSAVEYIRALQQLLDEHDAVSAAFQSGVLSPNNYPNEMNSLAGSPVSSYSSDEGSYDPLSPEEQELLDFTNWF is encoded by the coding sequence ATGGACATCACAGCCAAGATGGAAATAAATGTGAGCCAGCAGCAGTTCATTCCGCCCTCCTGCTTCTTTGCTGCCGCAGCGCAGAGTATCCAGCTTAGCCCTACCAGCAGCCAAGGGAGCGGCAAGTCAGCATCCAAGGTGAAGAGGCAGCGCTCATCCTCGCCAGAGCTGCTAAGATGCAAGAGGAGGCTGAATTTTGCCGGCTTTGGGTACAGCCTGCCGCAGCAGCAGCCGCACACCGTGGCGCGGCGGAACGAGAGGGAGCGCAACAGAGTGAAACTTGTCAACAACGGCTTCGCCACTCTCCGGGAACACGTCCCCAATGGCGCGGCCAACAAGAAGATGAGCAAAGTGGAAACGTTACGGTCCGCGGTGGAGTACATTCGCGCACTGCAGCAACTTTTGGATGAGCACGACGCCGTGAGCGCGGCGTTTCAGTCCGGAGTCCTGTCGCCCAACAACTACCCCAACGAGATGAACTCCTTGGCAGGCTCTCCAGTGTCCTCCTACTCGTCCGATGAGGGGTCCTACGACCCTCTCAGTCCCGAGGAGCAGGAACTCCTGGACTTCACCAACTGGTTCTGA